One segment of Mycobacterium spongiae DNA contains the following:
- the eccCa gene encoding type VII secretion protein EccCa, with translation MTTRKFTPTITRGPRLTPGEISLTPPEDLGIDIPPSGVQKVLPYVMGGVMLGMIVIFVAGGTRQLSPYMLMFPLMMIMMMVSGLAAGTGGGKKVPEINADRKEYLRYLAGLRARVTSSATSQVAFFSYHAPHPDDLLSIVGTQRQWSRPANSDFYAATRIGIGDQPAVDRLLKPAVGGELAAASAAPQPYLEPVSHMWVVKFLRTHGLIHDCPKLLQMRTFPTIALGGDAAGAAGLLTAMICHLAVFHPPDLLEIRVLTENPDDPDWAWLKWLPHVQHQTETDAAGAARMILTRPDGLADLAARGPHAPDSLPTGPYVVVVDLTGGKAGFPPDGRAGVTVLTLGNHRGSAYRIRVAENATADDRLPGQPFRLVTSVTDCISPQEATRVARKLAGWSITGSILDKTSRVQKKVATEWHQLVGAPSVEEVTPARWRMYTDTDRDRLKIPFGHELKTGNVMYLDIKEGAEFGGGPHGMLIGTTGSGKSEFLRTLILSLVAMTHPDQVNLLLTDFKGGSTFLGMERLPHTAAVVTNMAEEAELVSRMGEVLTGELDRRQNILRQAGMKVGAAGALSGVAEYEKYRERGAELPPLPTLFVVVDEFAELLQSHPDFIGLFDRICRVGRSLRVHLLLATQSLQTGGVRIDKLEPNLTYRIALRTTSSHESKAVIGTPEAQYITNKESGVGFLRVGMEDPVKFSTFYIGAPYIPTTHAATNGEGGKPGSANAKQAVRIHKFTAAPVLEDVPTP, from the coding sequence ATGACGACAAGAAAGTTCACCCCGACCATCACCCGTGGCCCACGATTGACACCGGGCGAGATCAGTCTCACACCTCCGGAAGACCTCGGTATCGACATTCCACCGTCGGGTGTCCAGAAGGTCCTTCCCTATGTCATGGGTGGCGTCATGTTGGGCATGATCGTGATCTTTGTCGCCGGCGGAACCCGGCAGCTATCGCCCTACATGCTGATGTTTCCCCTGATGATGATCATGATGATGGTCAGCGGACTGGCCGCAGGCACCGGCGGCGGCAAAAAGGTGCCCGAGATCAACGCCGATCGCAAGGAGTACTTGCGCTACCTGGCGGGACTACGCGCCAGGGTGACATCGTCGGCCACCTCCCAGGTGGCGTTCTTCAGCTACCACGCACCCCATCCCGACGACCTGCTGTCCATCGTGGGAACTCAGCGGCAGTGGTCGCGACCGGCCAACAGCGACTTCTATGCCGCCACCCGGATCGGAATCGGCGACCAACCGGCGGTAGACCGATTGTTGAAGCCGGCCGTCGGCGGTGAACTGGCAGCGGCGAGCGCGGCGCCGCAGCCATACCTGGAGCCGGTCAGCCACATGTGGGTGGTCAAGTTTCTGCGTACCCACGGGCTGATCCACGACTGCCCAAAACTCTTGCAAATGCGCACATTTCCGACGATCGCGCTCGGCGGCGACGCGGCCGGGGCCGCTGGGTTATTGACCGCGATGATCTGCCACCTAGCGGTGTTTCATCCGCCCGACCTACTGGAGATCCGGGTACTCACCGAGAACCCCGACGATCCCGATTGGGCGTGGCTGAAATGGCTCCCCCATGTTCAGCATCAGACCGAAACCGATGCTGCCGGAGCGGCCCGGATGATACTTACCCGCCCGGACGGCCTGGCCGACCTGGCCGCCCGCGGTCCGCACGCGCCTGACTCCCTTCCCACCGGCCCCTACGTGGTCGTGGTCGATCTCACCGGCGGCAAGGCGGGATTCCCACCCGATGGCCGGGCGGGTGTCACCGTGCTCACGCTTGGCAACCACCGCGGTTCCGCGTATCGCATCCGAGTCGCCGAGAACGCGACAGCGGATGACCGGCTACCAGGCCAACCGTTTCGGTTGGTGACGTCCGTCACCGACTGCATATCGCCGCAAGAAGCTACTCGCGTCGCGCGCAAGCTAGCCGGCTGGTCCATCACCGGCAGCATTCTCGACAAGACGTCGCGCGTTCAGAAGAAGGTCGCGACGGAATGGCACCAACTGGTCGGTGCCCCCAGCGTCGAGGAAGTGACACCCGCTCGCTGGCGGATGTACACCGACACCGACCGCGACCGCCTCAAGATCCCCTTCGGCCACGAACTGAAGACCGGCAATGTCATGTATCTGGACATCAAGGAGGGCGCGGAGTTCGGCGGCGGACCGCACGGCATGCTCATCGGCACGACAGGGTCGGGTAAGTCGGAATTTCTGCGGACGCTGATCCTGTCGCTGGTAGCCATGACCCACCCGGATCAGGTGAATCTGCTGCTCACCGACTTCAAAGGCGGCTCGACATTCCTGGGAATGGAACGACTTCCGCACACCGCGGCGGTCGTCACCAACATGGCCGAAGAAGCCGAGCTCGTCAGCCGGATGGGTGAAGTGTTGACCGGCGAACTCGATCGGCGCCAGAACATTCTTCGCCAGGCCGGAATGAAGGTCGGTGCTGCCGGCGCCCTCTCCGGCGTGGCCGAGTACGAGAAGTATCGGGAGCGCGGCGCCGAGCTACCACCACTGCCAACGCTCTTCGTCGTGGTCGACGAATTCGCCGAGCTGCTACAAAGCCACCCGGATTTCATTGGACTGTTCGACCGGATCTGCCGTGTGGGCCGGTCGTTGCGCGTCCACCTGTTGCTGGCAACCCAGTCGTTGCAAACCGGCGGAGTGCGGATCGACAAACTCGAGCCCAACCTCACCTATCGCATTGCGCTGCGCACCACGAGCTCTCACGAGTCGAAGGCAGTGATAGGTACCCCGGAAGCGCAGTACATCACCAACAAGGAAAGCGGTGTCGGGTTTCTCCGCGTCGGCATGGAGGATCCAGTCAAGTTCAGCACCTTCTACATCGGTGCCCCCTATATCCCAACGACGCACGCCGCGACCAACGGCGAAGGCGGCAAGCCCGGATCTGCGAACGCCAAGCAGGCGGTGCGGATCCACAAATTCACAGCCGCCCCGGTTCTCGAGGACGTGCCGACACCATGA
- the eccCb gene encoding type VII secretion protein EccCb, which produces MTTDQDVKALREVVLDQLGTGESRAYKMWLPPLADPTPVNELVARDNAQPLRFALGIMDEPRRHRQEVWGVDVSGAGGNIGIGGAPQTGKSTLLQTLVMSAAATHSPRNVQFYCVDLGGGGLIYLENLPHVGGVANRSEPDKVNRVVAEMQAVMRQRETSFKEHRVGSIGMYRQLRADPNQPVAADPYGDVFLIIDGWPAFVGEFPDLEGQVQDLAAQGLSFGVHTILSTPRWTELKSRIRDYLGTKIEFRLGDVNETQIDRIAREIPANRPGRAVSIEKHHLMMGVPRLDGVHGTADLVEAITAGVGQIAAEHTEQAPPVRILPERIHLHELDPNPPGPESDYRTRWEIPIGLRETDLSVAHSHMHSNPHLLVFGAAKSGKTTIAHAIAQAICARNSPEQVRFMLADYRSGLLDAVPDSHLLGAGAINRNSASLDEAVQALAVNLRKRLPPTDLTTAQLRARSWWSGFDVVLLVDDWHMIVGAAGGMPPMAPLAPLLPAASDIGLHIIVTCQMSQAYKATMDKFVGAAFGSGAPTMFLSGEKQEFPSSEFKVKRRPPGQAFLVSPDGKEVIQAPYIEPPEEVFSAPPNPG; this is translated from the coding sequence ATGACCACCGACCAGGATGTAAAGGCGTTGCGCGAGGTAGTGCTGGATCAGCTCGGCACCGGTGAGTCGCGCGCGTACAAGATGTGGCTACCCCCACTGGCCGATCCGACGCCGGTCAACGAACTCGTTGCACGCGACAATGCGCAACCACTCCGCTTTGCGTTGGGAATCATGGATGAACCCCGTCGGCACCGCCAGGAAGTGTGGGGTGTCGACGTTTCCGGCGCCGGTGGCAACATCGGCATCGGAGGCGCGCCACAGACCGGGAAGTCGACCCTGCTGCAGACGCTGGTGATGTCAGCCGCCGCCACGCATTCGCCACGAAACGTCCAGTTCTACTGCGTCGATCTCGGCGGCGGCGGTCTCATCTATCTCGAAAACCTGCCGCACGTCGGCGGCGTGGCCAACCGGTCCGAACCCGACAAAGTCAACCGAGTGGTCGCCGAGATGCAAGCCGTGATGCGCCAACGCGAAACCAGCTTCAAGGAACACCGAGTGGGTTCGATCGGGATGTACCGGCAGCTGCGCGCGGATCCGAACCAACCGGTAGCGGCCGATCCCTACGGCGACGTGTTTCTCATCATCGACGGGTGGCCGGCGTTTGTCGGTGAGTTTCCCGATCTCGAAGGTCAGGTCCAGGATTTGGCAGCGCAGGGGTTGTCGTTCGGGGTACACACCATCCTTTCCACACCACGCTGGACCGAGCTGAAGTCCCGCATTCGCGACTACCTCGGCACCAAGATCGAGTTCCGCCTCGGCGATGTCAACGAAACCCAGATCGACCGCATCGCCCGAGAGATCCCCGCCAATCGTCCGGGTCGAGCGGTGTCGATAGAGAAACACCATCTGATGATGGGTGTGCCCCGGCTGGACGGCGTTCACGGCACCGCTGACTTAGTGGAGGCGATCACGGCCGGTGTCGGGCAGATCGCTGCCGAGCACACCGAGCAAGCGCCTCCCGTGAGGATCCTGCCGGAGCGCATCCACCTCCACGAACTCGATCCGAACCCGCCGGGGCCGGAATCCGACTACCGGACTCGCTGGGAGATTCCGATCGGGTTGCGCGAGACGGACCTGTCGGTGGCCCACAGCCACATGCACTCGAATCCACACCTGCTGGTCTTCGGTGCGGCCAAGTCGGGCAAGACGACTATCGCGCACGCGATCGCCCAAGCGATCTGCGCGAGGAACAGTCCCGAGCAGGTGCGATTCATGCTCGCTGACTACCGCTCCGGTTTGTTGGATGCCGTGCCGGACAGCCACTTGCTCGGAGCGGGAGCGATCAACCGCAATAGTGCGAGTCTGGATGAAGCCGTCCAAGCCCTGGCAGTCAATTTGCGGAAGCGGCTGCCGCCGACCGATCTGACAACAGCGCAGCTGCGCGCACGTTCGTGGTGGAGCGGGTTCGACGTCGTACTCCTGGTAGACGATTGGCACATGATCGTCGGTGCTGCCGGTGGGATGCCGCCAATGGCGCCGTTGGCCCCCCTATTGCCCGCCGCGTCGGATATTGGACTACACATCATTGTCACCTGCCAGATGAGCCAGGCGTACAAGGCAACCATGGACAAGTTCGTCGGCGCCGCATTCGGCTCCGGCGCTCCCACAATGTTCCTTTCCGGCGAGAAGCAGGAATTCCCGTCCAGCGAGTTCAAGGTCAAGCGGCGCCCTCCAGGCCAGGCATTTCTGGTCTCACCGGACGGCAAAGAGGTCATCCAGGCCCCCTACATCGAGCCTCCAGAAGAAGTGTTCTCAGCACCCCCAAACCCCGGTTAG
- a CDS encoding PPE family protein has translation MLWHAMPPELNTARLMAGAGPAPMLAAAAGWEAFALALDGQAVELAARLNSLGEAWTGGGSDKAIAAALPMVTWLQTASAQAKMRGMQAIAQAGAYSQAMATTPSLPEIAANHITHAVLTATNFFGINTVPIAFNEIDYFVRMWTQAALAMDVYQAETTINTMFDKLEPMTAILDPGSAQAMPSNSMLGVASRVTGVPAEQLQQTARQVVEMGGPMQQLTQPMQQASSLLGQTGGAGGPGQALADEEAAQMGLVGTSPLSNHPLAGGSGPGLGSGLLRAESLPGAGGSLARTPMMTQLIEKPAGPSMVPAGASAGSSVAGGAAPVGGAMGQGAQSGGSSRPGLAAPAPLSQERDENDSDLGDHWDDEDDW, from the coding sequence ATGTTGTGGCACGCAATGCCCCCGGAGCTGAACACCGCGCGGCTGATGGCCGGCGCGGGTCCGGCCCCGATGCTGGCAGCGGCTGCTGGGTGGGAGGCGTTCGCGCTGGCTCTGGATGGTCAGGCCGTCGAGTTGGCCGCGCGACTGAACTCACTTGGCGAGGCGTGGACTGGCGGCGGCAGCGACAAGGCGATTGCCGCTGCCCTGCCCATGGTCACCTGGCTGCAAACCGCATCAGCGCAAGCGAAGATGCGCGGGATGCAGGCGATCGCACAAGCCGGCGCTTACTCGCAGGCGATGGCAACGACACCGTCGCTGCCGGAGATCGCCGCTAACCACATCACACATGCGGTCCTTACCGCCACCAACTTTTTCGGCATCAACACCGTGCCGATTGCCTTCAACGAAATCGACTATTTCGTCCGTATGTGGACCCAGGCCGCCTTGGCCATGGACGTCTACCAGGCCGAGACCACTATCAACACCATGTTCGACAAGCTCGAGCCGATGACGGCCATCCTTGACCCCGGGTCAGCCCAGGCGATGCCATCGAACTCGATGCTGGGGGTGGCGTCCCGAGTCACCGGCGTGCCCGCTGAACAACTCCAGCAGACGGCAAGGCAGGTCGTGGAGATGGGCGGCCCCATGCAGCAGCTGACCCAGCCGATGCAACAGGCCTCGTCGCTGCTAGGCCAGACCGGCGGCGCCGGCGGCCCCGGCCAAGCCCTCGCCGACGAGGAGGCCGCCCAGATGGGCCTGGTCGGGACCAGCCCGCTCTCGAACCACCCGTTGGCGGGCGGCTCGGGCCCGGGGTTGGGCTCGGGTCTGCTACGCGCCGAGTCGCTGCCCGGTGCAGGCGGTTCGTTGGCCCGCACGCCGATGATGACCCAGCTGATCGAAAAGCCGGCCGGCCCCTCGATGGTGCCCGCGGGAGCCAGCGCCGGATCGTCGGTGGCAGGAGGCGCCGCCCCGGTCGGTGGCGCCATGGGCCAGGGCGCACAATCCGGCGGCTCGTCCCGGCCTGGCCTGGCGGCACCGGCGCCCTTAAGCCAGGAACGAGACGAGAACGACTCGGACCTCGGGGACCACTGGGACGACGAGGACGACTGGTGA
- a CDS encoding WXG100 family type VII secretion target, which translates to MAEMRTDAATLAQEAGNFERISGDLKTQIDQVQSLADQTSTQWRGGAGDAARAAVLRFQEAANKQKTELDEISASIRQAGVQYSRADDEQQQALSSQMGF; encoded by the coding sequence ATGGCAGAGATGAGGACCGATGCCGCTACCCTCGCGCAGGAGGCAGGTAATTTCGAGCGGATTTCCGGTGATCTGAAGACCCAGATCGACCAGGTGCAGTCGCTGGCAGACCAGACATCGACCCAGTGGCGCGGCGGCGCGGGCGATGCCGCGCGGGCGGCAGTGCTGCGTTTCCAGGAAGCGGCCAATAAGCAAAAGACGGAACTCGACGAAATCTCGGCGAGTATCCGGCAGGCCGGCGTCCAATACTCAAGGGCCGATGACGAGCAGCAGCAGGCGCTGTCGTCGCAAATGGGCTTCTAG
- a CDS encoding WXG100 family type VII secretion target produces the protein MTEMQYNFAAIEATASAIQGNSTTIGSLLDEGKQSLTKLAAAWGGSGSESYQGIQRKWDATAQELNNSLVNLARAIGEAGQSMAATEGNVTGLFSG, from the coding sequence ATGACAGAGATGCAGTATAACTTCGCGGCCATTGAGGCCACAGCGAGCGCAATCCAGGGAAATTCCACCACCATTGGCAGTCTTCTTGATGAGGGCAAGCAGTCCCTGACTAAACTCGCGGCAGCTTGGGGCGGTAGCGGTTCCGAGTCCTACCAGGGCATCCAGCGGAAATGGGATGCCACCGCCCAGGAGCTAAACAACTCCCTGGTGAACTTGGCGCGCGCAATTGGTGAAGCGGGTCAGTCGATGGCCGCAACGGAAGGCAACGTCACCGGACTGTTCTCCGGGTAG